In Gracilinanus agilis isolate LMUSP501 unplaced genomic scaffold, AgileGrace unplaced_scaffold45575, whole genome shotgun sequence, the genomic stretch CTTTCCCCTGCATAAAGTACAGAGTCCAGCATCATAATCCCTCCTGACAATCCTCCAAACTAGAAACCATCTTCATTGATTTTTATATACTGGTAGTCCAAATCAAGTCCATTGGTGGTAACAGCTAAATCAGAATTCATGTATATTGTTTCTATCAATAATTCTTATAAAGGTACAACCTACCATGTAAGCCGTGGTTCTGGCCAGCCTGACACAGAGCAGTGTAATCTGACATTCTGTTTCTCCCAGACAGTATGGGAACGAGGCTTGATGACAAATTCAGGAGCATGAAGAAGGCTATCTTCATTCAACTTTCTATGAAATTCCTCAGTCTCTTCTAACTGAAAAAAACATGTTAACAAAACGATTCTAAAATCAAAATGCTCTATCTccctaataaaagaaaaacaatgatgaGTAAATCACAATTTTAAACTGATTGGGGTTTGATTTTCATTCTGAGCCTCAAATTTGCTTTTAAAGAGTTATAATTTGTTCTGATCTTTTGTAACTTTGGCAAACGGTTTTTATGATGTTTTATAGCTTATTAAGGTTTTCTTATCCCTAATCTAGAACAAGGGATTCTCCCTCCCTTAAGTGGATTTCTTAATGCTCTTTAAAATGTTTCAGAATTTAACATGATGTTTCCTTTGATTTTCGATTTTGTTTTTATCCTGGCTTCCCCTAACCCTTGTAGAGTTTCATGGGCTTTAGCATTTGAAGgaaatctcatatctaaaatagatTGCATGCATTTTCCCTCTTGGCAACATGACCTATTTATCTGCTCTTACTGTTTTCCTTAGTACTAGGCGGTCTGCCTTCTCCCGTATGGCcacttttcttgatttcttctcaAAAAGCTCCTCTTGCTGAGAGGACACTGTGGACTGCTTGGTGGTGGTG encodes the following:
- the LOC123255393 gene encoding myomesin-1-like is translated as QVHVNGITDTEEERIKEAAAYVARRNLMATGEGITTTKQSTVSSQQEELFEKKSRKVAIREKADRLVLRKTLEETEEFHRKLNEDSLLHAPEFVIKPRSHTVWEKQNVRLHCSVSGWPEPRLTW